CAAGTCATCGGTGATGAGCAGGATGGCCGTCCCCTGGTCGGCGATGCTATAAATGATGCGGTAGATTTCTCCCTTGGCCCCCACGTCCACACCCCGGGTGGGGCTGCACAGGATCAGCAGGCGGGGCGGCTCGGTGAGCCATTTGGACAAAACGACTTTCTGCCGGTTGCCGCCGCTCAAATGGAGGCAGATGTCCCGCTCGCCGCGGCACCGGATGCCCAGGTCCCGGATCTGCTCCCGGGCCGCCTGCTGCTCTTTCCTCCGGCTGATGAAGCGGAATGGCGTCAAGAATGAAGCCAGCCGGGGCAGCGTCACGTTCTGGGTGATGTTGAAGCGCAGGATCAGTCCTTCTTTGTCCCGCTCCTTGGGCACATAGCCGATGCCGGCTTTGACGGCCGCCTGGGGATTACGGATATTCAACTCCCGGCCGTCCAGCTGGATGCGGCCGGCGGTGACGGGCAGGTCGCCGAACAAGGCCCGGCCGATCTCGTTGCCCCCGGCCCCCACCAAACCGCCGATGCCCACGATTTCCCCGGGGTACACATCAAAACTCACGTCCTCGAAAACGCCCGGCACCGTCAAACCTTTTACCGACAGGACGGGAACCCGCCGGGTTTGGTCGCCTGCCGGATCCCGCGCCTCCTGATCCGGCGCCTCCGGGCCCGGCTCTTCCGCCTGCTCGGTATCCGACGGCCGCTCCCTCACGGGCACCAGCACTTCCCGCCCCACCATCAAGGTGGAAAGGTGGTCGGGATTGGTCTCGCCCACGGGCAAGGTGGTGACCAGCCGGCCGTCTTTCAAGACGGTGACACTGTCGCAATATTGGAAAATTTCCTCCAGGTGATGGGAAATGAAAAGGATGGCCTTGCCTTCCCCCTGGGCCTTCTTCAGCAAGGCGAACAAATGCTGCACCGCTTTCAGGGACAGGGCCGCCGAAGTCTCGTCCACCACCAGCACCCGGGGGTTGAGGGACAACGCCCGGGCCAGTTCCACCAGCTTCTGCTCCTCCAAGGACAGGGAGGAAACGATAGTCCGGGGAGAGATGTCCAGCTCCACCTGGGCCAGAATGTCCCGGGCCAGCCGGTCCCGCAGCCGCATGTTCAAGATGCCGCCCTGGCGGTACAAGGACTCCCGGCCGATGAACAAGTTGTCGGCCACCGTCAGGGTGGGAATCAGGCCCGGCTCCTGCAGGATGATGCCGATGAGGCCCGGCTGGGTGCGCACGTGGGGCCCCGGTTGGAAGGGCTGGCCGTCCAAGTGGATTTCCCCAGCATCCATGGGGTGGATGCCCGCCAGGATCTGCACCAGGGTGGACTTGCCCGCCCCGTTCTCCCCGGCCAGGGCGCGCATCTCACCGGGAGCCACCGTCAACTCGTCGTCGGGGTCCCAGTCCACCGCCCGCACACCCGGGAACGCTTTCTTTATGCCGCGCATGCGCAGCACCGGTTCACCCATGGC
The sequence above is drawn from the Sphingobacteriaceae bacterium genome and encodes:
- a CDS encoding sugar ABC transporter ATP-binding protein, producing the protein MGEPVLRMRGIKKAFPGVRAVDWDPDDELTVAPGEMRALAGENGAGKSTLVQILAGIHPMDAGEIHLDGQPFQPGPHVRTQPGLIGIILQEPGLIPTLTVADNLFIGRESLYRQGGILNMRLRDRLARDILAQVELDISPRTIVSSLSLEEQKLVELARALSLNPRVLVVDETSAALSLKAVQHLFALLKKAQGEGKAILFISHHLEEIFQYCDSVTVLKDGRLVTTLPVGETNPDHLSTLMVGREVLVPVRERPSDTEQAEEPGPEAPDQEARDPAGDQTRRVPVLSVKGLTVPGVFEDVSFDVYPGEIVGIGGLVGAGGNEIGRALFGDLPVTAGRIQLDGRELNIRNPQAAVKAGIGYVPKERDKEGLILRFNITQNVTLPRLASFLTPFRFISRRKEQQAAREQIRDLGIRCRGERDICLHLSGGNRQKVVLSKWLTEPPRLLILCSPTRGVDVGAKGEIYRIIYSIADQGTAILLITDDLPELIGLSDRILIMRRARISAHLHRDDEPTEQRLIQYMV